A genome region from Nocardia sp. NBC_00565 includes the following:
- a CDS encoding FAS1-like dehydratase domain-containing protein yields the protein MTTAEEKQKDAPQVYTFRDEDIQRAHDLVGIYHAVTQREQFTRATPDVMRNFARSYGDDNPLFVDEEYGLDTRWGGQIAPPMINIALTRDLLADPVPKDQRRPSFRGIHVFVSGTTTDWYRPVHDGDTLYSFQGFSDVELKESEFAGRSLIVTRSHVQMNQRAEVVQVQKVITIHTERHESKKRNKYQAIEPATYTPDDIAKIDEIYAAEQRRGANTRYYEDISVGESLGAMAKGPLTATDMVVFHSGGYGFAPYTPSTGRLTYLNRQRIAPFYIPNEQGIPDVAQRIHWDSDYARSIGLPAAYDYGMMRDCWLSHYLTDWMGDDAWLVSMSSQMRKFNYQGDTHTITGEVVGKRIEGDRYLVDVEFRGTSQRGEVTCPATATIALPSREGGLITLPTPPKELQIVAAQMLARHGELRAAARRSAN from the coding sequence ATGACGACGGCGGAAGAAAAGCAGAAGGACGCACCGCAGGTGTACACCTTCCGCGACGAGGATATTCAGCGCGCGCACGACTTGGTCGGCATCTATCACGCGGTGACCCAGCGCGAGCAGTTCACCCGCGCCACGCCCGACGTCATGCGCAATTTCGCGCGCAGCTACGGTGACGACAACCCACTGTTCGTCGACGAGGAGTATGGTCTCGACACCCGCTGGGGCGGCCAGATCGCGCCCCCGATGATCAACATCGCCCTCACCCGGGACCTGCTGGCGGATCCGGTTCCCAAGGATCAGCGCCGCCCGTCGTTCCGCGGCATTCACGTGTTCGTCTCGGGTACCACCACCGACTGGTACCGCCCCGTCCACGACGGAGACACGCTGTACTCGTTCCAGGGTTTCAGCGACGTGGAGCTCAAGGAGTCCGAGTTCGCCGGCCGTTCGCTGATCGTCACCCGTTCGCATGTCCAGATGAACCAGCGCGCCGAGGTCGTGCAGGTGCAGAAGGTCATCACGATCCACACCGAGCGCCACGAGTCGAAGAAGCGCAACAAGTACCAGGCGATCGAGCCGGCCACCTACACGCCCGATGACATCGCGAAGATCGACGAGATCTATGCAGCCGAGCAGCGTCGGGGCGCGAATACCCGGTACTACGAGGACATTTCGGTCGGTGAGAGCCTGGGCGCCATGGCCAAGGGGCCGCTGACCGCCACCGATATGGTTGTCTTCCATTCCGGCGGTTACGGTTTCGCTCCGTACACGCCCTCGACCGGCCGCCTGACCTATCTGAACCGTCAGCGCATCGCGCCGTTCTACATCCCGAACGAGCAGGGGATTCCGGACGTCGCACAGCGCATTCACTGGGACAGCGACTATGCCCGCTCGATCGGTTTGCCCGCCGCCTACGACTACGGCATGATGCGCGACTGCTGGCTCTCGCACTACCTCACCGACTGGATGGGTGACGACGCGTGGCTGGTGAGCATGTCGAGCCAGATGCGCAAGTTCAACTACCAGGGCGACACCCACACCATCACCGGTGAGGTCGTCGGCAAGCGGATCGAGGGCGACCGGTATCTGGTCGACGTCGAGTTCCGCGGCACCAGCCAGCGCGGCGAGGTCACCTGTCCGGCGACGGCCACCATCGCCCTGCCCAGCCGCGAGGGCGGCTTGATCACCCTGCCGACCCCGCCGAAGGAACTCCAGATAGTCGCCGCGCAGATGCTCGCGCGCCACGGTGAGCTGCGGGCCGCGGCCCGCCGTTCCGCCAACTGA
- a CDS encoding FadR/GntR family transcriptional regulator, protein MADRAFAPIFDSRSAASRPIRTPKTAQLVARNLRRMIIDGNLKDGDHLPHEAELMEHYSVSRPTLREAVRVLESERLVEVRRGSRSGARVCVPGPEIVARPASLLLELSGATVADVFVAREAIEPDAARILAVDGTEENFDELERIVDEEIPAAFASDNLAAGTSAFHLRMVQLSGNATLAIIAGMLHEITERHTGAVLLETRADKERYESSYKLEIRSCRRLIKLLRARDADGAFAHWQKHMVNARLSLLEGRENVQVRDILD, encoded by the coding sequence GTGGCTGACAGGGCCTTCGCACCGATCTTCGACTCGCGCAGCGCGGCGTCTCGCCCGATCCGGACGCCCAAAACAGCCCAGCTGGTCGCACGTAACCTTCGCCGCATGATCATCGACGGCAACCTGAAGGACGGCGACCACCTCCCGCACGAGGCCGAGCTGATGGAGCATTACTCGGTCAGCCGCCCCACCCTGCGTGAGGCCGTGCGCGTCCTCGAATCCGAACGCCTCGTCGAGGTGCGCCGCGGATCCCGCTCCGGCGCCCGCGTGTGCGTCCCAGGGCCCGAGATTGTCGCCCGGCCTGCGTCGCTGCTGCTCGAACTCTCCGGCGCCACGGTCGCGGACGTATTCGTCGCCCGCGAAGCCATCGAACCCGACGCCGCTCGCATCCTCGCTGTCGACGGCACCGAGGAAAATTTCGACGAACTCGAGCGCATCGTCGACGAAGAGATCCCCGCCGCCTTCGCCTCCGACAACCTTGCGGCGGGCACATCCGCCTTCCATCTGCGCATGGTGCAGTTGTCCGGTAACGCGACGCTGGCCATCATCGCCGGCATGTTGCACGAGATCACCGAGCGCCACACCGGCGCGGTACTGCTCGAGACCCGCGCGGACAAGGAGCGCTACGAGTCCTCGTACAAGCTCGAGATCCGGTCCTGCCGACGACTGATCAAGCTGCTGCGCGCCCGGGACGCGGACGGCGCGTTCGCGCATTGGCAGAAGCACATGGTCAACGCCCGACTGTCGCTACTCGAGGGCCGCGAGAACGTCCAGGTGCGCGACATCCTCGACTAG
- a CDS encoding CaiB/BaiF CoA transferase family protein produces the protein MTVDPPRNDTPANAGPLDHLTVIDLSTTLPGAQATMFLADAGAEVIFVEPRSGSRLRALSGWPALGRGKKSITLDLHENADAETLRGLLRTADVLVTTMRPASAARLGLDPAALHELNPRLVSAAITGWGSTGPFKDLKGYEALVMAKLGIMYGKRQTTTRPGPSFVPTPFASWGASQTALHGILAALLEREDSGTGQHVEADLVRGIATMDTWQWFSELVVNRWPDAFVPVSAFDDEGNPNGHLIYPLLVAPTKDGHFIQFAQTEPRLFLALMKELDLTWMFTDPKWAGVPQLEDVALRIELWEIMLERASARTLAEWQHVFDTNPDLSAEVFRTPADALRHPQLVHDGRVVTITDPDLGEVTQPSTLIHVNGAAMAPPRLAPRPGADTEALRRRADRSPVAPTTSGDARAELPLAGITVLELGSMFAGPYAATLLADLGARVLKVEPLAGDTIRGLVPFPEAGGAKVMQGKESIALDMHSPEGLAIVHRLAERSDVVLQTYRACAAERAGVDAATLTALNPGLIYLCAPGYGVDGPYGAKPAYAPSIGAATGLGLTDVPDATARVGTLDEVKAAVIRLYAAAANLSVQADGIAALGAASAMLLGLLARRRGHPLGTLTTTMIGTGTHALVDRNVDYPGRVEPLRPDRDMHGYSALYRLYQAEDGWIFLAAPLEHEWPALTAALEPHLPLAEDPRFAMVQARTENDDALAEELAVVFASRPKAVWEKELGGADVGCVAVAEQVAEKTLQEDEFFEAGYSVTAVHPTFDVHRRLSPATTFSRSRTKADGGCLLGEHTDTLLAEIGYDAVTIADLRTRGIVA, from the coding sequence GTGACTGTTGACCCACCCCGCAACGACACTCCCGCCAACGCCGGACCACTCGACCACCTGACGGTGATCGACCTGTCGACCACCCTGCCCGGAGCACAGGCCACCATGTTCCTGGCCGATGCCGGAGCAGAAGTGATCTTCGTCGAACCCCGCTCCGGCAGTCGGCTGCGGGCGCTGTCGGGGTGGCCCGCCCTCGGTCGCGGTAAGAAGAGCATCACCCTCGACCTGCACGAGAACGCGGACGCCGAGACCCTGCGCGGACTCCTGCGAACGGCCGACGTGCTGGTCACCACCATGCGTCCCGCGTCCGCCGCCCGGCTCGGTCTCGACCCCGCCGCACTGCATGAGCTCAATCCCCGGCTGGTCAGCGCAGCCATCACCGGGTGGGGTTCGACCGGGCCTTTCAAAGACCTCAAAGGTTACGAGGCCCTGGTGATGGCGAAGCTCGGCATCATGTACGGCAAACGCCAGACCACGACCCGCCCCGGTCCGTCGTTCGTGCCCACACCGTTCGCGTCCTGGGGTGCCTCGCAGACTGCGCTGCACGGCATCCTGGCCGCATTGCTCGAGCGCGAGGACAGCGGGACCGGACAGCACGTCGAGGCCGACCTGGTCCGCGGAATCGCCACGATGGACACCTGGCAGTGGTTCTCGGAGCTCGTGGTGAACCGGTGGCCCGACGCATTCGTCCCGGTATCCGCGTTCGACGACGAGGGCAACCCCAACGGGCACCTGATCTACCCGCTGCTCGTCGCGCCCACCAAGGACGGCCACTTCATCCAGTTCGCGCAGACCGAGCCCCGCCTGTTCCTGGCACTGATGAAGGAACTCGACCTCACCTGGATGTTCACCGATCCGAAATGGGCCGGTGTTCCGCAACTCGAGGACGTCGCCCTGCGCATAGAACTGTGGGAGATCATGCTCGAGCGAGCATCCGCCCGCACCCTCGCCGAGTGGCAGCACGTCTTCGACACCAACCCCGACCTCAGCGCGGAGGTCTTCCGCACCCCGGCCGACGCGCTGCGTCACCCGCAATTGGTGCACGACGGACGGGTCGTGACGATCACCGATCCCGATCTCGGCGAGGTGACCCAGCCGTCCACACTGATCCACGTGAACGGCGCCGCGATGGCGCCACCGCGGCTGGCACCGCGGCCGGGGGCCGATACCGAGGCGCTGCGACGGCGAGCGGACCGATCTCCCGTCGCACCAACAACTTCCGGTGATGCTCGCGCCGAACTACCCCTCGCGGGCATCACCGTTCTCGAGCTCGGCTCCATGTTCGCCGGTCCCTATGCAGCCACGCTGCTCGCTGATCTCGGCGCTCGGGTGCTCAAGGTGGAGCCTCTCGCGGGCGACACCATTCGCGGCCTGGTGCCGTTCCCGGAAGCGGGCGGCGCAAAGGTGATGCAGGGCAAGGAATCCATTGCCCTCGACATGCATTCGCCCGAGGGGTTGGCGATCGTGCACCGGCTCGCCGAGCGGTCCGATGTGGTGCTGCAGACTTACCGTGCGTGCGCGGCCGAGCGAGCCGGAGTCGACGCCGCCACCCTGACCGCGCTCAACCCCGGACTGATCTACCTGTGCGCACCGGGATACGGGGTCGACGGACCGTACGGCGCCAAACCCGCCTACGCCCCCTCCATCGGCGCGGCGACCGGCCTCGGACTGACCGACGTACCGGACGCCACAGCAAGGGTCGGCACCCTCGACGAGGTCAAGGCCGCGGTGATCCGGCTGTACGCCGCCGCCGCCAACCTCTCGGTGCAGGCGGACGGGATCGCAGCGCTCGGCGCGGCATCGGCGATGCTGCTCGGACTGCTCGCCCGCCGCCGCGGCCACCCGCTCGGCACCCTGACCACCACCATGATCGGCACCGGAACCCACGCGCTGGTGGACCGCAACGTCGACTACCCGGGCCGGGTCGAGCCACTACGCCCCGACCGCGACATGCATGGCTACAGTGCGCTCTACCGGCTCTACCAGGCCGAGGACGGATGGATCTTCCTGGCCGCCCCGCTCGAGCACGAATGGCCGGCCCTGACGGCCGCGCTCGAACCGCATCTCCCACTGGCCGAGGACCCCCGCTTCGCGATGGTGCAGGCCCGGACCGAGAACGACGACGCGCTCGCCGAGGAACTGGCAGTGGTCTTCGCTTCTCGCCCGAAGGCTGTGTGGGAGAAGGAACTCGGCGGGGCGGATGTCGGCTGCGTCGCAGTGGCCGAGCAGGTCGCGGAGAAGACGCTGCAGGAGGACGAGTTCTTCGAAGCCGGCTACAGCGTGACGGCAGTGCACCCGACATTCGACGTACACCGCAGACTCAGCCCGGCCACCACCTTCTCGCGATCCCGCACCAAGGCCGACGGGGGTTGCCTCCTCGGCGAACACACCGACACCCTGCTCGCCGAGATCGGGTACGACGCCGTGACAATCGCCGATCTGCGGACCCGCGGGATCGTGGCCTGA
- a CDS encoding thiolase C-terminal domain-containing protein, with protein sequence MSNGLRDVAIVGVGATPYYKRGGSAPQTNLELAGKAILAACEDAGISVKEIDGFAYYSGAGAGYGDKMDTADFMETLGIPEVTFTASLTSGGGGAAGSIGLARAAIVAGDATTVVTVMTLQQHKQRLGSVFAASAPDPINSFLQPSGLSGPGHLMSVLARRHMHLYGTRRDAFAEIAISTRENALNRPKAIQKKPLTKEEYFNGRIIADPLCLYDFCLETEGAVAVITTSAERAKDLRQKPVPVVAVAHGGRREWGRAFAWYGMPDEYFASSGNAPIAKRLWDQSGLTAQDIDVALLYDHFTPMVLMQLEDYGFCGKGEGGEFVESGAIRYKGGSIPVNTHGGQLSEAYIIGMTHIKEAVEQMRGTAINQVADAEFALATGGPASLPVSGLILGSAA encoded by the coding sequence GTGTCCAACGGTTTGAGGGATGTCGCGATAGTCGGCGTGGGGGCGACCCCGTACTACAAGCGCGGGGGGTCCGCGCCGCAGACGAATCTGGAGTTGGCGGGCAAGGCGATCCTGGCGGCCTGCGAGGATGCCGGCATCTCGGTCAAGGAGATCGACGGTTTCGCCTATTACTCCGGCGCCGGCGCTGGGTACGGCGACAAGATGGACACCGCCGATTTCATGGAGACTCTGGGCATCCCCGAGGTCACCTTCACCGCCTCGCTGACTTCTGGTGGTGGCGGCGCGGCCGGTTCGATCGGACTCGCTCGCGCGGCGATCGTCGCCGGTGACGCCACCACGGTGGTCACCGTGATGACGCTGCAGCAGCACAAGCAGCGCCTGGGCTCGGTCTTCGCGGCCAGCGCCCCGGATCCGATCAACTCCTTCCTGCAACCGTCGGGTCTGTCCGGTCCGGGCCATTTGATGTCGGTCCTGGCGCGGCGGCACATGCATCTGTACGGCACGCGGCGCGACGCGTTCGCGGAGATCGCGATCTCGACGCGGGAGAATGCGCTCAACCGGCCCAAGGCAATTCAGAAGAAGCCGCTGACCAAGGAGGAGTACTTCAACGGCCGTATAATCGCGGATCCGCTGTGCCTCTACGACTTCTGTCTCGAGACCGAGGGGGCGGTCGCGGTGATCACCACCAGCGCCGAGCGGGCCAAGGACCTGCGGCAGAAGCCGGTGCCGGTCGTCGCGGTCGCGCACGGCGGTCGTCGCGAGTGGGGCCGCGCCTTCGCCTGGTACGGAATGCCGGACGAGTACTTCGCGTCCTCGGGTAACGCCCCGATCGCCAAGCGACTGTGGGACCAGTCGGGCTTGACGGCCCAGGACATCGATGTGGCACTGCTCTACGACCACTTCACGCCGATGGTGCTGATGCAGCTCGAGGACTACGGATTCTGCGGTAAGGGTGAGGGCGGCGAGTTCGTGGAGAGCGGTGCCATCCGGTACAAGGGCGGCTCGATCCCGGTCAACACTCACGGTGGTCAGCTGTCGGAGGCCTACATCATCGGTATGACCCACATCAAGGAGGCGGTGGAGCAGATGCGAGGCACTGCGATCAACCAAGTGGCCGATGCCGAATTCGCACTCGCCACAGGCGGACCCGCGTCCCTGCCGGTCTCCGGCCTGATCTTAGGGAGTGCGGCATGA
- a CDS encoding Zn-ribbon domain-containing OB-fold protein encodes MSDVRATTLPADAVHITTNSDTEPFWQYAKEGKLVALQCGSCGHFRMPPTPFCPECQSTEKNWKELSGRGSVYSYAVIHGFPGIPDITLVGAVVSLEGADDARLVTNIVDVDPSEVQIGMELEVTFSPISDGWQLPVFRPAQG; translated from the coding sequence ATGAGCGACGTACGTGCGACCACCTTGCCGGCCGATGCGGTCCACATCACCACCAACAGCGACACCGAGCCGTTCTGGCAGTACGCCAAAGAGGGCAAACTCGTTGCACTGCAATGCGGTTCGTGCGGGCACTTCCGGATGCCGCCTACGCCATTCTGCCCGGAATGTCAGTCCACCGAGAAGAACTGGAAAGAACTCTCGGGCCGCGGCAGCGTCTACAGCTACGCCGTCATCCACGGCTTCCCGGGAATTCCCGACATCACCCTGGTTGGGGCGGTGGTCTCCCTCGAGGGTGCCGACGATGCCCGGCTGGTGACAAATATCGTGGACGTGGATCCGAGCGAGGTCCAGATCGGTATGGAGCTGGAGGTGACCTTCTCGCCCATTTCGGACGGCTGGCAGCTTCCGGTCTTCCGTCCGGCTCAGGGATGA
- a CDS encoding mycofactocin-coupled SDR family oxidoreductase, with translation MTGLEGKVALITGAARGQGRSHALRLASEGADIIALDICADIDTMDYPNATPADLKETVAQVEALGRRIVAVETDVRDAAATRAAVDRGFETFGRIDIVLSNAGIVRLSDGPDDYAQMWQDVVSTNLSGGFHVVNAAVPHIISGGRGGSVVFTGSTAGVRPTPSLNTAALAYTASKWGLVGICKQYAASLAEHSIRVNIVHPTGVASGMTMNEAMGRLAQEAAAGGDNSISQMQNAMPIEILQPSDISDAIAFLVSDQAKWITGVSLPVDAGFSIR, from the coding sequence ATGACCGGTCTCGAAGGCAAAGTCGCCCTGATCACTGGAGCCGCACGGGGACAGGGCCGCTCGCACGCGCTGCGCCTGGCGAGCGAGGGTGCCGACATCATCGCCCTCGACATCTGCGCAGACATCGACACCATGGACTACCCCAATGCCACCCCCGCGGACCTGAAGGAAACAGTCGCCCAGGTCGAGGCGCTCGGACGCCGGATCGTCGCGGTCGAGACCGACGTTCGCGATGCCGCCGCGACCCGGGCGGCGGTCGACCGTGGTTTCGAGACTTTCGGACGGATCGACATCGTGCTGTCCAATGCCGGCATCGTCCGGCTCAGCGACGGCCCCGACGACTATGCCCAGATGTGGCAGGACGTGGTGTCGACCAACCTGAGCGGTGGCTTCCACGTGGTGAATGCCGCTGTGCCGCACATCATTTCCGGCGGTCGGGGTGGTTCGGTCGTGTTCACCGGATCGACGGCAGGGGTGCGCCCCACCCCGAGCCTGAACACCGCCGCGCTGGCCTACACCGCGTCCAAGTGGGGTCTGGTCGGTATCTGCAAGCAGTACGCCGCGTCGCTGGCGGAGCACTCGATTCGGGTCAACATCGTGCACCCGACCGGCGTCGCGTCGGGCATGACGATGAACGAGGCGATGGGCCGGCTCGCTCAGGAGGCGGCCGCCGGCGGCGACAACTCCATCTCGCAGATGCAGAATGCGATGCCGATCGAGATCCTGCAGCCGAGCGACATCTCCGACGCCATCGCGTTCCTGGTCTCCGATCAGGCGAAGTGGATTACCGGCGTCTCGCTGCCCGTGGACGCGGGCTTCTCCATCCGCTGA
- a CDS encoding TetR/AcrR family transcriptional regulator, with translation MGRQATPLGRPRDPELDEKLMTAALLEYARLGWGAFTMQGVARRAGVGKSALYLRWANKEQLLLDSVESVALTLRVNVDTGSLTGDLTALATALLEHFLDPVGWATLRISIDVTAELTDLRPFQQRIVKALRASATGAFARAVERGEMSADTAHKPLLESLFGAVLMHTLSCSQEERAHARTHPGEHVAPLVDVIVRSAQPTKK, from the coding sequence ATGGGCCGGCAAGCCACACCACTCGGACGCCCGCGTGACCCTGAACTGGACGAGAAGCTGATGACGGCGGCGCTGCTCGAGTACGCCAGGCTCGGATGGGGAGCCTTCACCATGCAGGGCGTCGCTAGACGCGCCGGCGTCGGGAAATCCGCGCTCTATCTGCGCTGGGCGAACAAGGAGCAACTGCTGCTCGACAGCGTCGAATCGGTGGCGCTGACCTTACGTGTCAACGTCGACACCGGCTCCCTGACCGGCGATTTGACTGCGCTGGCCACCGCACTGCTCGAACACTTCCTCGACCCGGTCGGCTGGGCGACCCTGCGGATCAGCATCGATGTCACCGCCGAGTTGACCGATCTGCGGCCGTTCCAGCAGCGCATCGTGAAGGCGCTGCGGGCGTCGGCAACGGGAGCCTTCGCCCGGGCCGTCGAGCGCGGGGAGATGTCGGCGGACACCGCCCACAAGCCCCTGCTCGAGTCTCTGTTCGGCGCGGTGCTGATGCATACGCTCTCGTGCTCACAGGAGGAGCGCGCCCATGCCCGCACACACCCCGGCGAGCATGTCGCCCCGCTGGTCGATGTGATTGTGCGCTCAGCTCAGCCGACTAAGAAGTGA
- a CDS encoding aldehyde dehydrogenase family protein — protein sequence MTSQAIDTTRPTVHLRIGTERIATGSGGVHEHVNPVDGTVDARIPLAGPAEVDQAARAAHDAFADWRRTRPAERRQMLTRLADLIEANAEEFARLGALDNGTPIPVAAGLVASSIEWTRYYAGWVDKLTSEVTGSFGPDGEFSYSLGQPYGVIGVIITWNGPLISLAMKIPAALAAGNTVVVKPSELTPFTAELFADLVEQAGIPAGVVNILPGAPAAGAALVEHPLVKKVTFTGGPDTARKILHSCADLMKPSVLELGGKSANIVFADADLDQACSHGTMMSIGALSGQGCALPTRMLVQDSIYEEMIGRVKAFAGFIAVGDPLAEGTVSGPVVNEAALHRILGMIERAQADGARLVTGGHRIGGELADGFFIEPTVFADVDPQSELAQKEVFGPVLAITPFATEQEAIEIANSSEYGLSGYIQTNDLRRAHRVAEELITGEVLINGAMNLGVNRAFGGVGLSGLGKEGGRQGIEEFLRLKNIAIA from the coding sequence ATGACCAGTCAGGCAATCGACACCACCAGGCCCACCGTGCACCTCCGCATCGGTACCGAGCGGATCGCGACCGGATCGGGCGGGGTCCATGAGCACGTCAACCCCGTCGACGGCACGGTAGACGCGCGGATCCCGCTGGCAGGTCCGGCCGAGGTCGACCAGGCAGCGCGGGCGGCGCACGACGCCTTCGCCGACTGGCGCCGCACCCGGCCGGCCGAGCGGCGGCAGATGTTGACCAGGCTCGCCGATCTGATCGAGGCCAACGCCGAAGAGTTCGCTCGCCTGGGCGCGCTCGACAACGGCACCCCCATTCCGGTCGCGGCCGGTCTGGTCGCGTCGTCGATCGAGTGGACGCGCTACTACGCGGGCTGGGTGGACAAGCTCACCTCGGAGGTCACCGGATCGTTCGGCCCGGACGGAGAGTTCTCCTACTCGCTCGGGCAGCCGTACGGCGTGATCGGTGTGATCATCACCTGGAACGGCCCGCTGATCTCGCTCGCGATGAAGATTCCGGCCGCTCTGGCGGCGGGAAATACAGTGGTGGTCAAGCCCTCCGAGCTGACTCCCTTCACCGCGGAGCTCTTCGCCGATCTCGTCGAGCAGGCCGGCATACCGGCCGGTGTGGTCAACATTCTGCCCGGCGCGCCCGCGGCCGGCGCGGCACTCGTCGAGCACCCGCTGGTCAAAAAGGTGACCTTTACCGGAGGTCCCGATACCGCGCGCAAGATCCTGCACAGCTGCGCCGACCTGATGAAGCCGTCGGTGCTCGAGCTCGGCGGCAAATCGGCGAACATCGTGTTCGCGGACGCCGACCTCGACCAGGCCTGCTCGCACGGCACGATGATGTCCATCGGTGCGCTCAGCGGCCAAGGCTGCGCACTTCCGACCCGAATGTTGGTGCAGGACAGCATCTATGAGGAGATGATCGGGCGCGTCAAGGCGTTCGCCGGATTCATCGCCGTCGGCGACCCGCTGGCCGAAGGGACCGTATCCGGGCCTGTCGTCAACGAGGCGGCACTGCACCGGATCCTCGGCATGATCGAGCGCGCCCAAGCGGACGGCGCGCGTCTGGTCACCGGTGGCCATCGGATCGGCGGCGAGTTGGCCGACGGATTCTTCATCGAGCCGACCGTGTTCGCCGACGTCGATCCGCAGTCCGAACTCGCCCAGAAAGAGGTGTTCGGCCCGGTGCTGGCCATCACCCCGTTCGCGACCGAGCAGGAGGCGATCGAGATCGCCAACAGCAGCGAGTACGGCCTGTCGGGCTACATCCAGACCAACGACCTGCGCCGGGCGCACCGGGTCGCGGAGGAACTGATCACCGGCGAGGTTCTGATCAACGGCGCGATGAACCTCGGTGTCAACCGCGCGTTTGGCGGCGTCGGCCTCAGCGGCCTGGGCAAGGAAGGCGGCCGCCAGGGCATCGAGGAGTTCCTTCGGCTCAAGAACATCGCCATCGCTTGA